The genomic stretch GGCCAGAATGCAGGTAATAAAGTTGGTAGGCGCCATTGGTGGTGACTGGTCGTTGCGGGTCACAGAGCCAGCCTGAGGGTGGTGTCATGTGGTACTTGGCCCGGAGGGAGGTTTCTGCCCGAGCGGCAGTGGGCAGGCCTGCGCTCATCAACAGTGCGAGGGCACCGGTTCCTGCGCCTTGCAAGACAGTTCGGCGGGAGATTTCGGGGATCATAGTTGCTTCCTTTCAAAATCTGGCGGGCGCGTGGGAGTGCCCGCCAGGGTCATTTTGGCAGTTGCAGTACAGGTGCATGTGGATCAGAGAAGGGCTGTGGCCCGCACAGGCTGGGCGGAGGGTACCGGTGCCTGCGTTTCGGGCACGTCACAACTTCGCGACGAAATTCTGCCGGGCTGGCTGCTCTCAAGGCGAGCAGTTACTGGGCCCGTTCCGAGGACAACTAGGTTGGATGCGCTTATTTCGCCGTCATTGACGAAGAGTTCAAGCAGCGGCCCGTCAAGGCTTAACAGGAGTTGTGCTGGCCCTGAGGAGTCGAGGGCAACGGTGCAGGTGGCTGGGAAGTGGGGATGCACAGCGGCCACGGCGTCGCCCTGTCGGGTGATGCTCAAGATGCCAGTTTCGGGAGAGTGTTCAATGACGACTTTGGCTTCGGCTTCGCCGTTAAGGGTGACTCGAAATGTTCCGGTTGTGCTTGGATCCCAACGAAGCTCCATAAACGAATGGCCACTCAGGACTGCCTCAAAGGGTTGCGCAAGGAGCCACTCAGCTGCTGGAGCGGCGGATAAGAACCATTCCTGGACGAATTGTGGCGGTTGTTGGATGAGACGCGGTGAGCCGGCACTGGTGCGCAGTGACAACCGCCGGGGCAACGACATTGCTCCCCGCCACGGAGCCGTGGGGATGGCACCGGCATAGCTCCAGTTACTCATCCACCCGAGCATGATCTTTTCTCCGGCAGGAGCGTTATCAAAGGTCACTCCTGCATAGAAGTCCCGCCCATGGTCAAGCCTGGTCAGTTCGTTTGAGTCTGCGGTGAATGTTCTCCCATCGAAGTCCCCAATCACATAGCTCATTGAGGACCCCTTCGGATCGGGGTTGTCGCCGACGGGGTTGGTGCTGATCAGTAACACCCAGCGGATGTTGCCAGTGTCTCCGTCCACGGGAAGAGGGATGAGATCCGGGCATTCCCAGACAACTCCGTCCGCTCCGAGCGGACCAAACGTACTCTCGTGTTCCCACGTGCGCAGGTCAGTCGATGAGTAGAAGAGCACCTGTCTGTCGTCTGCCTCAACGGTGAGCATGATCCAGTGATTATTCCCTTCCCCATCTGCACATTGGATCACTTTGGGGTCACGAAATGCGCTGGTCCCGCGGTCCAAGACAGGGTTTTCCGGGTCCAGCTCCCAAGTGAAACCGCCGTCAACGCTCGTAGCCCTGGATTGTGCTTGGTGCTCGTCTTCGTAGGCACTCGTGTAATAGGCAGTAAGGAGGGGCCCGCCGTCGGATTGGCTGGCCACGATGGAGCCCGAAAAAATCTGTTCCCTATCTCGATAGGGCAGCGCTACGGAGTGCTCGGTCCAATGCTGCAAATCTGCGCTGGTGGCGTGGCCCCAGCTCATGTTCCCCCAGTCAGATCCCTCGGGGTTGTACTGGTAGTAGAGATGCCAGAGACCGCGGTCGTAGACAAGCCCGTTGGGGTCATTCATCCAGTTGCGTTGCGGCGTGAAATGGAATAATGGCCTCGGCATCAGGCCGTCTGAGTGGTTCATTGATGTGTCCTTAGATAGAGTGCCGCAGAATCGGCGGACAGGCGATGAGCGTGGGCACGGCGCCAGAGGAACTTTCGAGGCCAAGGAGCATCCTGACCCCTGCCGCACCCAGCTCGTAGTGGGGAAGGGCAACTGTCGATAACGGCGGGCGAAGATGGGCCGCAATGACATCCTGGTTGTCAAAACCCATGACAGCCATGTCTTCCGGGATCCGCAGTCCTTTTTCACGCAGTCCGTCGTAGAGACCCATGGCCACCCGGTCATTGTGGCAGAACACCGCGCTCGCGCCGGATGCGATGATATCCGTGGTGGAGACGAAACCGCCTTCTTGCTCTGGGGTCGCGAGAAAAACCAGCGATTCGTCGAAGTCAATGCCGGCGGCATCCAGTGCGGCCCGATACCCAGCTAGTCGTCCTGATTGGGCTGGTGACGGTGTGGTTGTGTTGATGAAAGCGATCCGGCGATGGCCGGCGGCTAGCAGTCCCTCTGTCGCGCTTCGGCCGCCTTGTTCCTCGTCTGGGACGACGGAGGCAAGCCCGCTTCCAGATGCAAAGCAATCCACGAGAACCGCATCCGTTTGTTGAAGCATGGGCGGAACAGTAATCTCGCGGTGATACCAGGTCGAATACAGGATTCCCTGCACCTGGTGTTCAAGCATCATGGCAATTGCTTCGTCTTCGGCAGCTTGATTGCCATCCGTATTGGCAACGAGCAACACATAACCGTTCTTCCAGGCCTCATCCTGTGCACCGTGAATAATCTGGCCGGCAAAGGGAGTTGTTGCAATTGCATCTGCGACGAGTCCAATGAACCGAGACGTGCCTTGTGAGAGGGTTTTTGCCAGCATATTTGGTCGATACGCAAGCTCGGCGACAGCGTTGTGCACCCTCTGCCGCGCTTCGTCTCCGATTCGGGCACCGGGCTTGTCATTGATCACGTTCGACACTGTTGCCACGGATACCCCGGCAGCTTTTGCCACATCACGCATCGTCACCACATGGGTGCCCCTGCCAGGCTCTAGAGTGCTCATCCCTTGGTTCCTCCACTCTCGAGGCCACTGATCATGGCCTTATTTAACACGAGGA from Arthrobacter stackebrandtii encodes the following:
- a CDS encoding glycoside hydrolase family 32 protein, which codes for MNHSDGLMPRPLFHFTPQRNWMNDPNGLVYDRGLWHLYYQYNPEGSDWGNMSWGHATSADLQHWTEHSVALPYRDREQIFSGSIVASQSDGGPLLTAYYTSAYEDEHQAQSRATSVDGGFTWELDPENPVLDRGTSAFRDPKVIQCADGEGNNHWIMLTVEADDRQVLFYSSTDLRTWEHESTFGPLGADGVVWECPDLIPLPVDGDTGNIRWVLLISTNPVGDNPDPKGSSMSYVIGDFDGRTFTADSNELTRLDHGRDFYAGVTFDNAPAGEKIMLGWMSNWSYAGAIPTAPWRGAMSLPRRLSLRTSAGSPRLIQQPPQFVQEWFLSAAPAAEWLLAQPFEAVLSGHSFMELRWDPSTTGTFRVTLNGEAEAKVVIEHSPETGILSITRQGDAVAAVHPHFPATCTVALDSSGPAQLLLSLDGPLLELFVNDGEISASNLVVLGTGPVTARLESSQPGRISSRSCDVPETQAPVPSAQPVRATALL
- a CDS encoding LacI family DNA-binding transcriptional regulator; its protein translation is MSTLEPGRGTHVVTMRDVAKAAGVSVATVSNVINDKPGARIGDEARQRVHNAVAELAYRPNMLAKTLSQGTSRFIGLVADAIATTPFAGQIIHGAQDEAWKNGYVLLVANTDGNQAAEDEAIAMMLEHQVQGILYSTWYHREITVPPMLQQTDAVLVDCFASGSGLASVVPDEEQGGRSATEGLLAAGHRRIAFINTTTPSPAQSGRLAGYRAALDAAGIDFDESLVFLATPEQEGGFVSTTDIIASGASAVFCHNDRVAMGLYDGLREKGLRIPEDMAVMGFDNQDVIAAHLRPPLSTVALPHYELGAAGVRMLLGLESSSGAVPTLIACPPILRHSI